GCGAATTTGCTCAAATCAGAACGTGCGAACTGCTCCGACGAATACCAGCTTTTGTCACTTCAAGATGTCACACTTGTGAGAAAATCATTCGAATTCTTCTTGCTCACCGGTATCTTGCCATTTATGGAGCCCGGTGCCGGACTCGGAGCAGCCTCACGCAGTACATTCATCAAATCGTGGAAACTATACGATGGAAACAAAGAAACGTGTATTGAAAAGCTTGAGTTTGCTGCAAAAGTGATCATAAATCTTCTGGAAAGCAATGAATCTCTCATCGGTCAATTCTTGACAAAATTCATCGACGATGTGCTCGCCGTTCGTTTCCAGCTTcttcagctgaaaatcgataaatacgAGTTGAACTTCGCTGAGCTGGTCTCAAAACTCCAAATTGACGTTCTTTTCGGATCTTTGATGTTTCTGACGCAGGATAAGAAGACAGCAAAGACGCCGATGTGGTTGAAAGTTGCTTGTGGCAAACAGATGACAAAGATTCTTGTCGGAAAAGATGGATTGTCGTATCTTTTGCAGTATTATCGTGAACGCGGTGAGACTTTCTGCATTTTGTGATGGAAATTACcaaatgaaatcaaaaaatattgattttaatcaataatttttcataatgaCCCGAATTTCGTAACGATTCCTCTAAAAGACATATTAGctaaaatatccaattttatGCCGCAACTgttagaaattgatttttaattgattattCCCAGTTTTTGGGTTGTTTATACGCTGAATAGGGGACAAATGTGCCTAAATAACCGCTAAACTGGTAAAATTGGAGATttcaagccaattttttcgaaattttaaatcacaaaaatcattccaattattttcagctggaGATACATGGACCGACAATCTACCATTGACAAAACAAGTTTCCTGGCATTTGGCAACtgttccaaaaatgttcagacACCCATTGAACTATCATGAGATTATCTCGAATCAATTCTTCGAACTCTTGTGGAGCCAGAAAATCCCCGAGCAAAATACTCTGAACGTGTTCATCAACTATGTCGAAGAGCTTCACACTCGTTTTGCTCTCAACGCAAATCTTACGGTTTTCGACAAAATTCTGAACTTCTGGGAGGTGCTGGACAAGAAAATTCAGGATAAAACGGTCATGCATTCGGAGAAAGTGGAGAACTATTCACCGAATTTCATCAGAAATCTTCAACTTCTGTCACAGCTGCAACTGTCGGCTGATGTGAAGAGAACTCGTGCGCTGTCTACATGTTTATTCGCTTGCGTGGAACAAATTCCATATAttaaagatattttaaaatcggCGTTGGATAGTGTTTTGAGTATTGGATACATAATTTATCAATTTGTAATGACACCATCACATCGTGTTGCTTTGGAAAAGAAATTTGTAACGTCATcgaaaattcaggaaattggTGGAGATAGCAATGGAAATggttggtttttatttttttgaaaaaaaaaacgctcaaaaattatctgaGAGTTGGAAATTACcggaaaatccaaatttctgaCAATTGAGCCAGTTTTCTATTAAAGTCTCCTCTAATTTCAGACACTCCGTTCGATGAAATGTGGCTTCACGGAATTGAAAGTACTGATGAAGGTGTAGCTCGTCGCCTTGAAACCGCATTTTTCGTCATCGACAATGTTCTGACATCGGCACAAATTCGCCCAATTCTAGAGATGATGAATATGGCGTTGGatgactttttgaaagtttccgaGAAAGAGCGAGAAGATGATCAAGCTAGATTTGTACAATTGGACGGAGCAAAGTTGTTCTCATCATCCCATGCGCATCTTGTCGTCGGAGCATGTTTTGAGAGAATCATAAATTTGGCTCAAGATTCTGGTTTCTCACAGGAAGAATGTGTTCAATTGTTGAGAATTGCCGAGGTTGGCATTTTCGCTAAAATTTGagatatttaaataaattaaatattttcagtccaTCCTTAACAATTGTACTGGAAAATTTATGCGTATGGCGAATAGAAAACGAAATGTCGATGTTTTTCGAATGACGCCGACAGAGAAGAAAGAATTTGAGGTAAATATTGTCCAGATACgagattttaagattttcaccTTGAAAGGTCTCGAAGCGAAcgattttctataaattcttCAGACCTttgaggagtactgtagcaAAGGGGCAACAAACGAGAATCAGaagattgccggaattgaaaattgaaaatttccggaatcgaaaatttccggcaaacgggtaaattgccgaattcgccggaaaatcggttttgcacattttttaagaacatttacggcaaatcggcaatttgccgaaaatgaaaaattctggcaaatcggcaattgtttaaacatataaaaagatataaaaatgaatcaaattttgaagaaacggGAGGAACCCAGtacaaaaataatgcaaaaacaatcaaatttaagaaaatcggCCGCTTCAAGAACAGGagtgaaaatcgcaaaattccGTATTCCTTCTAAAAccattgctaatttttttccatttcagtgCAGCCGAGACTCTGCAAAAATGTGTCTTC
The nucleotide sequence above comes from Caenorhabditis elegans chromosome III. Encoded proteins:
- the ekl-6 gene encoding RTP1_C1 domain-containing protein (Confirmed by transcript evidence), with translation MLTKNELIHMISELITPPAETWKNDPFELLVKKCPKDLFEKYVDTPNEDSIPSTSDDVRTVNADVRIYYSQILGGLYLDLANLLKSERANCSDEYQLLSLQDVTLVRKSFEFFLLTGILPFMEPGAGLGAASRSTFIKSWKLYDGNKETCIEKLEFAAKVIINLLESNESLIGQFLTKFIDDVLAVRFQLLQLKIDKYELNFAELVSKLQIDVLFGSLMFLTQDKKTAKTPMWLKVACGKQMTKILVGKDGLSYLLQYYRERAGDTWTDNLPLTKQVSWHLATVPKMFRHPLNYHEIISNQFFELLWSQKIPEQNTLNVFINYVEELHTRFALNANLTVFDKILNFWEVLDKKIQDKTVMHSEKVENYSPNFIRNLQLLSQLQLSADVKRTRALSTCLFACVEQIPYIKDILKSALDSVLSIGYIIYQFVMTPSHRVALEKKFVTSSKIQEIGGDSNGNDTPFDEMWLHGIESTDEGVARRLETAFFVIDNVLTSAQIRPILEMMNMALDDFLKVSEKEREDDQARFVQLDGAKLFSSSHAHLVVGACFERIINLAQDSGFSQEECVQLLRIAESILNNCTGKFMRMANRKRNVDVFRMTPTEKKEFECSRDSAKMCLPMISTVFMLTQTTTRMHDVHIRSMEAMANFTKAADAFPSEDVSFNLAVDEAKKLLRDLKIDVNQVNAPTLPQRTDRQRYNQQVDVCNEWIEELHDDEPAIKGGALMQIARVFRNRTYHCQRLFEYGVFDAVKDMVADDDSYVYLSAINCLCEMGLYNKNMFEDTIEYYEEMSNQPQKDTKMIIRVGRVAEAIGKLLLARGEISVTYFDRLATLFMKGIDEPEEILRASSCGAFGNLMIATRGRGSEKWLGQVFHKIVNIIRVDRSPLVRRSAADLIRHSLQSTGRDMLAILREHLLDLHREIRQLHRTDRDETVRLHAQLCLEEIEAALRQNQEDTERGYHRRIRF